Proteins encoded together in one Telopea speciosissima isolate NSW1024214 ecotype Mountain lineage chromosome 4, Tspe_v1, whole genome shotgun sequence window:
- the LOC122658322 gene encoding F-box protein At1g47056-like isoform X2, with translation MGQSASTAAGILSASSRRLSNFDHHRTKSRSSTALISLMPGGDVDVDVDVDLQGNHCYHPDGNANYISDLPDECLAYIFQSLGSGDRKRCSLVCRRWLLVEGQSRHRLSLKAESDLLPLIPSLLTRFDAVTKLALKCDRRSVSIGDEALVLISLRCRNLTRLKLRACRELTDAGMAAFAINCKGLKKLSCGSCTFGAKGMNTVLDHCSSLEELSIKRLRGINDGSAAKPIGPGVAASSLKTICLKELYNGQYFGPLIMGSKNLRTLKLFRCSGDWDKLLEAIADRVTGLVEVHLERLQVSDVGLAALSNCSNLEILHLVKTPECTNAGLVSIADHCKLLRKLHIDGWKTNRIGDEGLVAIANRCPNLQELVLIGVNPTSLSLGLLAANCQNLERLALCGSETIGDTEISCIAAKCIALKKLCIKGCPVSDHGMEALAGGCPNLVKVKVKKCRGVTSEGADRLRACRGSMAVNLDTGEIDHQDASASDGGAQDNGLEFPPVVSHIPAVDNPSSSSSRSALFKGRLGLFAGRNFVACSFRRWSNSSSNSHSN, from the exons ATGGGCCAGTCGGCTTCGACTGCTGCCGGAATCTTATCGGCGTCTAGCCGTCGTCTAAGCAACTTCGACCATCACCGAACCAAGAGCAGATCCTCCACGGCGCTTATCTCTCTGATGCCGGGGggtgatg TAGATGTGGATGTCGATGTCGATCTACAGGGGAACCACTGCTACCACCCCGATGGGAATGCTAACTACATCTCCGATCTCCCTGACGAGTGCTTGGCTTACATTTTTCAGTCACTTGGCTCCGGCGACCGCAAGCGCTGCTCCCTCGTCTGCCGTCGTTGGCTTCTTGTTGAGGGTCAGAGCAGACATCGCCTCTCCCTCAAGGCGGAGTCCGATCTCCTACCTCTCATCCCATCTCTCTTAACACGCTTCGATGCCGTTACCAAACTCGCCCTCAAATGTGACCGAAGATCTGTCAGCATCGGCGACGAGGCTCTTGTTCTCATCTCTCTCCGCTGCCGTAACCTTACACGTCTCAAACTCCGTGCTTGCCGTGAGCTGACAGACGCTGGCATGGCCGCCTTTGCCATCAACTGCAAGGGCTTGAAGAAGCTCTCCTGCGGTTCCTGTACCTTTGGTGCCAAGGGCATGAACACCGTACTCGATCACTGCTCCTCTCTTGAAGAGCTCTCCATCAAGCGCCTTCGTGGCATCAACGATGGTTCTGCTGCCAAGCCTATCGGCCCCGGCGTCGCTGCCTCGTCCCTAAAGACCATCTGCCTCAAGGAGCTCTACAACGGGCAGTATTTTGGACCCCTGATTATGGGCTCGAAGAATCTCAGGACCTTAAAGCTCTTTCGCTGTTCCGGGGATTGGGATAAGCTCTTGGAAGCCATAGCGGATCGGGTTACTGGTCTGGTCGAAGTCCACCTGGAGAGACTCCAAGTTAGCGATGTCGGCCTCGCTGCCCTCTCTAATTGCTCCAATCTGGAGATCTTGCACCTTGTGAAGACTCCCGAATGCACGAATGCGGGGCTTGTGTCGATAGCTGATCACTGCAAGCTCCTGAGGAAGCTTCACATCGATGGATGGAAGACCAATAGGATAGGTGATGAGGGCCTTGTTGCCATCGCCAATCGATGCCCTAACCTTCAGGAGCTGGTTCTGATTGGTGTCAATCCTACTTCTTTGAGTTTGGGCCTGCTCGCTGCCAATTGCCAGAATCTTGAACGCTTAGCGCTCTGTGGGAGCGAGACGATTGGTGATACTGAGATTTCATGCATTGCTGCTAAATGCATCGCATTGAAGAAGCTCTGCATCAAGGGCTGCCCTGTCTCCGACCATGGGATGGAAGCGCTTGCTGGTGGCTGCCCTAATCTGGTCAAGGTGAAGGTCAAGAAGTGCAGGGGAGTTACTTCTGAGGGTGCGGATAGGTTGAGGGCATGTCGGGGGTCAATGGCTGTCAATTTGGATACTGGCGAAATCGACCATCAGGATGCTAGTGCCAGTGACGGCGGAGCACAGGACAACGGACTGGAGTTCCCTCCAGTGGTTAGCCACATCCCAGCTGTTGATAATCCATCTAGCAGTTCCAGTAGATCGGCATTGTTCAAGGGCAGATTAGGCCTTTTTGCCGGGAGGAATTTTGTGGCCTGCAGTTTCCGGAGATGGTCAAACAGTAGTAGCAATTCGCACAGTAACTAA
- the LOC122658322 gene encoding F-box protein At1g47056-like isoform X1 yields the protein MGQSASTAAGILSASSRRLSNFDHHRTKSRSSTALISLMPGGDVDVDVDVDVDIDVDVDVDLQGNHCYHPDGNANYISDLPDECLAYIFQSLGSGDRKRCSLVCRRWLLVEGQSRHRLSLKAESDLLPLIPSLLTRFDAVTKLALKCDRRSVSIGDEALVLISLRCRNLTRLKLRACRELTDAGMAAFAINCKGLKKLSCGSCTFGAKGMNTVLDHCSSLEELSIKRLRGINDGSAAKPIGPGVAASSLKTICLKELYNGQYFGPLIMGSKNLRTLKLFRCSGDWDKLLEAIADRVTGLVEVHLERLQVSDVGLAALSNCSNLEILHLVKTPECTNAGLVSIADHCKLLRKLHIDGWKTNRIGDEGLVAIANRCPNLQELVLIGVNPTSLSLGLLAANCQNLERLALCGSETIGDTEISCIAAKCIALKKLCIKGCPVSDHGMEALAGGCPNLVKVKVKKCRGVTSEGADRLRACRGSMAVNLDTGEIDHQDASASDGGAQDNGLEFPPVVSHIPAVDNPSSSSSRSALFKGRLGLFAGRNFVACSFRRWSNSSSNSHSN from the coding sequence ATGGGCCAGTCGGCTTCGACTGCTGCCGGAATCTTATCGGCGTCTAGCCGTCGTCTAAGCAACTTCGACCATCACCGAACCAAGAGCAGATCCTCCACGGCGCTTATCTCTCTGATGCCGGGGggtgatgttgatgttgatgttgatgtaGATGTAGATATAGATGTGGATGTCGATGTCGATCTACAGGGGAACCACTGCTACCACCCCGATGGGAATGCTAACTACATCTCCGATCTCCCTGACGAGTGCTTGGCTTACATTTTTCAGTCACTTGGCTCCGGCGACCGCAAGCGCTGCTCCCTCGTCTGCCGTCGTTGGCTTCTTGTTGAGGGTCAGAGCAGACATCGCCTCTCCCTCAAGGCGGAGTCCGATCTCCTACCTCTCATCCCATCTCTCTTAACACGCTTCGATGCCGTTACCAAACTCGCCCTCAAATGTGACCGAAGATCTGTCAGCATCGGCGACGAGGCTCTTGTTCTCATCTCTCTCCGCTGCCGTAACCTTACACGTCTCAAACTCCGTGCTTGCCGTGAGCTGACAGACGCTGGCATGGCCGCCTTTGCCATCAACTGCAAGGGCTTGAAGAAGCTCTCCTGCGGTTCCTGTACCTTTGGTGCCAAGGGCATGAACACCGTACTCGATCACTGCTCCTCTCTTGAAGAGCTCTCCATCAAGCGCCTTCGTGGCATCAACGATGGTTCTGCTGCCAAGCCTATCGGCCCCGGCGTCGCTGCCTCGTCCCTAAAGACCATCTGCCTCAAGGAGCTCTACAACGGGCAGTATTTTGGACCCCTGATTATGGGCTCGAAGAATCTCAGGACCTTAAAGCTCTTTCGCTGTTCCGGGGATTGGGATAAGCTCTTGGAAGCCATAGCGGATCGGGTTACTGGTCTGGTCGAAGTCCACCTGGAGAGACTCCAAGTTAGCGATGTCGGCCTCGCTGCCCTCTCTAATTGCTCCAATCTGGAGATCTTGCACCTTGTGAAGACTCCCGAATGCACGAATGCGGGGCTTGTGTCGATAGCTGATCACTGCAAGCTCCTGAGGAAGCTTCACATCGATGGATGGAAGACCAATAGGATAGGTGATGAGGGCCTTGTTGCCATCGCCAATCGATGCCCTAACCTTCAGGAGCTGGTTCTGATTGGTGTCAATCCTACTTCTTTGAGTTTGGGCCTGCTCGCTGCCAATTGCCAGAATCTTGAACGCTTAGCGCTCTGTGGGAGCGAGACGATTGGTGATACTGAGATTTCATGCATTGCTGCTAAATGCATCGCATTGAAGAAGCTCTGCATCAAGGGCTGCCCTGTCTCCGACCATGGGATGGAAGCGCTTGCTGGTGGCTGCCCTAATCTGGTCAAGGTGAAGGTCAAGAAGTGCAGGGGAGTTACTTCTGAGGGTGCGGATAGGTTGAGGGCATGTCGGGGGTCAATGGCTGTCAATTTGGATACTGGCGAAATCGACCATCAGGATGCTAGTGCCAGTGACGGCGGAGCACAGGACAACGGACTGGAGTTCCCTCCAGTGGTTAGCCACATCCCAGCTGTTGATAATCCATCTAGCAGTTCCAGTAGATCGGCATTGTTCAAGGGCAGATTAGGCCTTTTTGCCGGGAGGAATTTTGTGGCCTGCAGTTTCCGGAGATGGTCAAACAGTAGTAGCAATTCGCACAGTAACTAA